Proteins encoded by one window of Pseudomonadota bacterium:
- the cmk gene encoding (d)CMP kinase: MSTQERKSSPAVAPVITIDGPSGVGKGTLACRLSSHLGWHLLDSGAIYRALGYAAVQRGVALDDPVALAALARGLPLSFELGTDGTAIAHLAGEAIGDRIRTEAAGTAASQVAAHPKVRDALFALQQRFRRAPGLVADGRDMGTVVFPDSTLKLFLTASARVRAERRHKQLIEKGVSATIHALFEEISARDKRDRERSVAPLIPAEDAVEIDTTLMSAETVWRQVLMLLPSALPSN; encoded by the coding sequence GTGTCCACGCAAGAGCGCAAGAGCAGCCCTGCTGTGGCACCCGTCATCACGATCGATGGGCCCAGCGGGGTGGGCAAAGGCACCCTCGCGTGCCGACTGTCGTCGCATCTCGGGTGGCATCTGCTGGACAGTGGGGCGATCTACCGTGCCCTCGGTTACGCTGCGGTGCAGCGGGGGGTTGCGCTGGATGATCCGGTGGCCCTGGCAGCGTTGGCGCGCGGTTTGCCGCTCAGCTTCGAGCTTGGGACCGACGGCACCGCGATAGCTCACCTCGCCGGCGAGGCCATTGGCGACCGAATTCGCACCGAGGCGGCTGGCACGGCGGCCTCGCAAGTGGCCGCCCATCCGAAAGTACGTGACGCCTTGTTTGCGCTGCAGCAGCGTTTTCGCCGTGCGCCCGGCCTGGTGGCGGACGGGCGAGACATGGGTACGGTCGTCTTCCCCGATTCAACGCTAAAGTTATTCCTGACTGCGTCGGCCCGCGTGCGCGCCGAAAGGCGGCATAAGCAGTTGATAGAAAAAGGGGTGAGTGCTACTATCCACGCCCTTTTCGAGGAGATCAGCGCGCGGGATAAGCGCGATCGGGAGCGCTCAGTAGCGCCTCTGATCCCCGCTGAAGACGCGGTCGAGATCGACACGACGTTGATGAGCGCCGAGACCGTCTGGCGTCAGGTGCTCATGCTGCTGCCGTCAGCGCTCCCCTCGAACTGA
- the aroA gene encoding 3-phosphoshikimate 1-carboxyvinyltransferase, translating to MSASAGSTAAPTFVSEPGGCLQGAVRVPGDKSITHRALMFGAIAEGETRIHRALRGEDCLATEAALRQLGADISVHDDGQLLIVQGQGDDALRGTTEPLDLGNSGTGMRLMAGLLVGRPFESVLVGDSSLSKRPMERVAGPLRQMGADIDTQDGCPPVTIRANAPGALRALRYEMPMASAQVKSAVLIAGLRASGETSVVEPAITRDHTERMLHAFGAVVRSKDGVASVQGLDGKSLQGQSITVPSDISSAAFFLVAASVCPRSDLLLEGVGTNPTRTGILDALALLGANITRENERLVGGEPVADLRVRSASLRGARIPEHLVPLAIDELPVLFVAAALAEGETLITGAAELRVKESDRLAAMADGLQRLGVELELLSDGMRIRGRSTLNGGEVDSFGDHRIAMAFAVAGQRAADVVRIRDTANVATSFPDFLTLAQHCGWRVANRGA from the coding sequence GTGAGCGCCTCGGCTGGTAGCACTGCGGCCCCGACCTTCGTCAGCGAACCCGGCGGTTGCCTCCAGGGCGCGGTGAGAGTGCCGGGCGACAAGTCGATCACCCACCGCGCGCTGATGTTCGGCGCGATCGCCGAAGGTGAGACCCGCATCCACCGAGCGCTCCGCGGTGAGGACTGCCTCGCCACCGAAGCGGCCCTGCGCCAGCTCGGCGCCGACATCAGCGTCCACGATGACGGCCAACTCCTGATCGTGCAGGGGCAGGGGGATGACGCCTTGCGTGGCACGACCGAGCCCTTGGACCTCGGCAACTCCGGGACGGGCATGCGTCTGATGGCCGGCCTGCTGGTCGGGCGACCCTTCGAGTCCGTCCTCGTTGGCGACAGCTCCCTATCGAAACGGCCGATGGAGCGGGTCGCCGGTCCTTTGCGCCAAATGGGCGCCGATATCGACACCCAGGACGGGTGCCCGCCCGTCACCATTCGCGCCAACGCGCCCGGCGCACTCCGCGCGCTGCGCTACGAAATGCCGATGGCCAGCGCCCAGGTGAAATCGGCGGTGCTGATCGCCGGCCTACGCGCGAGCGGCGAGACCAGCGTCGTCGAACCCGCCATCACCCGCGATCATACGGAACGCATGCTGCACGCCTTCGGTGCTGTTGTGCGCAGCAAGGACGGGGTGGCTTCGGTGCAAGGGCTCGATGGGAAGTCCCTGCAGGGTCAGTCGATTACCGTGCCTTCCGACATCTCCTCGGCCGCCTTCTTTCTGGTGGCCGCCAGCGTGTGCCCGCGGAGCGACCTGCTGCTCGAAGGGGTTGGTACGAACCCAACGCGCACGGGGATCCTGGATGCGTTGGCGTTGCTCGGGGCGAATATCACACGTGAGAATGAGCGCTTGGTCGGCGGTGAACCGGTCGCAGACCTGCGTGTGCGCAGCGCCAGCCTTCGAGGTGCGCGCATCCCAGAACACCTTGTGCCGTTGGCGATCGACGAGTTGCCAGTGTTGTTCGTCGCGGCCGCCCTGGCCGAGGGCGAGACGCTGATCACCGGAGCGGCGGAGCTGCGGGTCAAGGAAAGCGACCGCCTGGCGGCGATGGCGGACGGCCTTCAGCGCCTCGGTGTGGAGTTGGAACTCCTTTCGGACGGTATGCGGATCCGAGGGCGATCGACGCTGAATGGGGGAGAAGTCGACAGTTTCGGCGATCATCGTATTGCGATGGCGTTCGCTGTCGCAGGTCAACGTGCAGCCGATGTCGTGCGCATTCGGGATACGGCCAACGTGGCGACCTCGTTCCCGGACTTCCTGACCCTGGCCCAACACTGCGGTTGGCGCGTCGCCAACCGGGGTGCCTGA
- the gyrA gene encoding DNA gyrase subunit A: MSDPAREIVPVNLEDEMRQSYLDYAMSVIVGRALPDVRDGLKPVHRRVLYAMHELNNDWNKAYKKSARVVGDVVGKYHPHGDSAVYDTIVRLAQPFSMRYVLVDGQGNFGSVDGDPPAAMRYTEVRMARLAHELLSDLDKDTVDFIPNYDESESEPSVLPARFPNLLVNGSAGIAVGMATNIPPHNLGEVIDGCIALLDNADITIDELMKFIPGPDLPTAGIINGARGIREAYHTGRGRIYVRARSQVEENGGREAIVVTELPYQVNKARLLERIAELVREKKLEGISGLRDESDKDGMRMVIELRRGEVADVVLNNLFKQTPMQSVFGINTVVLIDGQPRLLDLKQLLEAFLRHRREVVTRRVIYELGKARARAHVLEGLAVALANIDAMIELIKQSASPAAAREGLLSQVWAPGSVVAMLERAGDQATRPDDVEEGFGLIDDGYRLTPVQAKAILDLQLQRLTALEQDKIIEEFSEIIDKIRDLLDILARPERLEQVIRDELLETREKYADERRTEISHDHLDLTDEDLIQEEDMVVTLSHGGYAKSQPVTDYRAQRRGGRGKSATSVRDEDFIDKLFVANTHDTLLCFSSTGKVYWLKVYQIPVASRGARGRPMVNLLPLARDERINAVLPIRNFEDGYYVFMATSAGTVKKTPLTAFSRPRTSGIIAVDLRDDDRLVDVTLTDGGAHIMLFGSHGKAIRFDEDDVRPMGRTATGVRGIRLPEGEGDDGHQVIALISLEPEASDTTMLLTATENGYGKRTPASEYSVQGRGGQGVIAIASSERNGKLVGAVPVLDDDEMMLISQAGTLVRTPVGEVSITGRNTQGVRLIRLDDGDSLTGIERVASLEGEEDEDEEGEGTAEPAAEGEGNDASADDDDTPQE, from the coding sequence ATGTCTGATCCCGCCCGAGAAATCGTCCCCGTCAATCTCGAAGACGAGATGCGTCAGTCCTACCTCGATTACGCCATGAGCGTGATCGTCGGACGAGCGCTTCCCGATGTCCGTGACGGGCTCAAACCCGTGCACCGTCGGGTGCTCTACGCGATGCACGAACTGAATAACGACTGGAACAAGGCGTACAAGAAATCGGCCCGCGTGGTGGGCGACGTCGTCGGTAAGTACCACCCCCACGGCGACTCGGCGGTGTACGACACCATCGTGCGCCTCGCCCAGCCCTTCTCCATGCGCTACGTGCTGGTGGATGGACAGGGCAACTTCGGCTCCGTCGACGGTGATCCGCCCGCGGCCATGCGTTACACCGAGGTACGCATGGCGCGCCTCGCCCACGAGCTGCTGTCGGATCTCGACAAGGACACGGTCGATTTCATCCCGAACTACGACGAGTCGGAGTCGGAGCCCTCCGTGCTGCCGGCGCGGTTCCCGAACCTGCTGGTCAACGGGTCGGCCGGCATCGCCGTCGGCATGGCCACGAACATCCCGCCGCACAACCTCGGCGAGGTAATCGACGGCTGTATCGCCCTGCTCGACAACGCGGACATCACCATCGATGAGCTGATGAAGTTCATCCCCGGCCCCGACCTGCCGACCGCCGGCATTATCAACGGCGCCCGGGGCATTCGCGAGGCCTACCACACCGGTCGCGGTCGGATTTACGTTCGCGCGCGCTCCCAGGTGGAGGAGAATGGCGGTCGCGAGGCGATCGTCGTCACCGAGCTTCCCTATCAGGTCAACAAGGCGCGGCTGCTCGAACGCATCGCCGAGCTGGTGCGTGAGAAGAAGCTCGAGGGCATCAGCGGCCTGCGCGATGAGTCCGACAAGGACGGCATGCGCATGGTGATCGAGCTTCGCCGCGGCGAAGTGGCGGACGTGGTGCTGAACAACCTGTTCAAGCAGACGCCCATGCAGAGCGTCTTCGGTATCAACACGGTGGTGCTGATCGACGGCCAGCCGCGCCTGCTCGATCTGAAACAGCTGCTGGAGGCCTTTCTGCGTCACCGCCGTGAGGTCGTGACCCGTCGGGTGATCTACGAGCTCGGCAAGGCCCGCGCTCGCGCCCACGTGTTGGAGGGGTTGGCCGTTGCGCTCGCCAACATCGACGCGATGATCGAGTTGATCAAGCAATCCGCCTCGCCGGCGGCGGCGCGCGAGGGACTGCTCAGCCAGGTGTGGGCGCCCGGCAGCGTGGTGGCCATGCTCGAACGCGCGGGCGATCAGGCCACCCGGCCGGACGACGTTGAGGAAGGCTTCGGTCTTATCGACGACGGTTACCGCCTCACACCGGTTCAGGCCAAAGCCATCCTCGACCTGCAGCTACAGCGCCTGACGGCCCTCGAGCAGGACAAGATCATCGAGGAATTCAGTGAGATCATCGACAAGATCCGCGACCTCCTCGACATCCTGGCACGCCCTGAACGCCTCGAGCAGGTGATTCGCGATGAACTGCTGGAGACTCGCGAGAAATATGCCGACGAACGCCGCACCGAGATCAGCCACGACCACCTGGACCTCACCGATGAGGACCTGATCCAGGAAGAGGACATGGTCGTGACCCTTTCCCACGGCGGCTACGCCAAGTCACAGCCGGTCACGGACTATCGTGCTCAGCGCCGCGGTGGACGCGGCAAGTCGGCGACATCGGTGCGGGATGAGGACTTCATCGACAAGCTGTTCGTGGCCAACACGCACGACACGCTGCTTTGCTTCTCAAGCACCGGCAAAGTGTATTGGCTGAAGGTCTACCAGATTCCTGTGGCCTCGCGCGGAGCGCGCGGCCGGCCCATGGTCAACCTGTTGCCGCTGGCGCGGGACGAGCGCATCAACGCAGTGCTGCCGATCCGCAACTTCGAGGACGGCTATTACGTCTTCATGGCCACCAGCGCCGGCACCGTGAAGAAGACGCCGCTGACCGCGTTCTCACGGCCGCGTACCAGCGGCATCATCGCCGTCGACCTGCGCGACGACGACCGCCTGGTGGACGTCACGCTCACCGACGGTGGCGCCCACATCATGCTCTTTGGCAGCCATGGCAAGGCGATTCGCTTCGATGAGGACGACGTGCGTCCCATGGGGCGCACCGCCACGGGCGTGCGCGGTATTCGCTTGCCTGAGGGTGAAGGCGACGACGGTCATCAGGTGATCGCCCTCATCAGCCTCGAGCCGGAGGCGAGCGACACCACGATGTTGTTGACGGCGACGGAAAACGGCTACGGCAAGCGCACGCCGGCCAGTGAATACAGCGTGCAGGGTCGCGGCGGCCAGGGCGTGATCGCCATCGCCTCGAGCGAACGCAACGGCAAGCTCGTCGGCGCCGTGCCCGTACTCGATGACGATGAGATGATGCTGATCAGCCAGGCGGGCACGCTCGTGCGTACGCCCGTCGGCGAAGTCTCCATCACCGGTCGCAACACCCAGGGTGTGCGCCTGATTCGCCTCGACGACGGCGACTCCCTTACCGGCATCGAGCGGGTGGCATCGCTGGAAGGTGAAGAAGACGAAGACGAGGAAGGTGAGGGCACGGCGGAGCCTGCCGCTGAGGGCGAGGGCAACGACGCCTCGGCGGACGACGACGACACGCCGCAGGAGTAG